A window of Thermosipho japonicus genomic DNA:
TTGTGTAAGATTCTTACTTAACAAAATTATTTATGTAATATTGCAAAATGTTGAATTTTTGAAAAAATTTTTGGTTCACAGTTGTAATTTTAATTCTCCATGGTTTGTATTGTCAAAATTTAATCTTATTGATAATTTGTAAACTTTTAAGTTATTGGTTATCAGCTTTATTTGTGAATTTTTTCATTTTTAATGTTTTTCTAAAAGTAAATTGACTCAAGACATATCAAGATACCTTGACAAATACCATTTTAAAAAAATTTTTGGAAAATTTTTAATGCTTTAGATATTAAAATTGGGAAAGGGGGTGATTAAAGTGGTAGAACTTCATTCTGAAAATGCAGGAATGTTCTGTCTTGCATGTTCTGGTTGTTTATTTCCTTGTCTAGTATGTGTCTCTGATGGTCCTGTTCCTATTGCTGATGCGGTAGGAAGTACTTCAGGCTTTAAGACTAGTTTAGCTTCTGCTTCTTTTATTTGATTATGATTAAGTATTGGGAAAGGGGAGAAATAGTTAAATAAATTCTCCCCTCTTTTTTGAAAGGAGTGTTAAAAAAATGAAGGCAAAAGATTTGGAGCTACTACATTTTATCTTTAAATATGTAAAGCCTAAAATAAGACTTTTTATTCTTTCTTTTATTTTTTTAATACTGT
This region includes:
- a CDS encoding huazacin family RiPP peptide, with amino-acid sequence MVELHSENAGMFCLACSGCLFPCLVCVSDGPVPIADAVGSTSGFKTSLASASFI